The nucleotide window aggtgtcttttgcgagatgacttAGTAAATCCCACTCCCACAAATCCTTCAGAGATCATATGTATGTGTCTCTCGGGTTTGtggtggtgggtctcttctgtcctcatcatctcgctttctttttccatgattgtccgacctttccatgagatatctatcaagtcGGCCTTCCCTGACCAAcatttctatcacatttttaaggtcgCAGCAATCATTTGTTGAGTGGTCATACATCTTATGGTACTCGCAGTAGTCGTCGCGGCTTCCtccctttttgtttttgatgggtCTAGGGGGCGGCAATCTTTCAGTATTACAGATTTCTCTGTATACGTCTACTATGGAAActtttagaggagtataagagtgatatctCCTCGACCTGTCGGGACCGACCTCCTCTTTTTTTCTTGGGctccctttctttctcttttgctGAGTGAGGGGGCCCCTGTCGTCAGCTCGGCTCCTGTAATCTagcattctcctccatgttgatgtacttttctgctcTCTCTTGTACGTCGCTCAAATAGGTGGGGTGCCTTTTTTATATGGACTGAGAGAAGGGGCCCTCTCTAAGTCCATTTACTAACCCCATGATAACTGCCTCTGTGGACaggtcttgaatctccaagcatgctttgttgaacctttccatgtagtCTCGTAGaggttctccgacctcctgtttaactcccaggaggctcggtgcgtgctttactttatccttctggatggaAAACCTCATTAAGAACTTTCTCGAGAGGTCCTCAAAGCTGGTTACCGACCTTGGAgggaggctatcgaaccacttcatcgccgcTTTTGACAGGGTGGTCAGGAAAGCTTTGCAGCGAGTTGCATCAGAAGCATCAGCcagatacatccgacttttcAAATTGCTTAAATGATGCTTCGAGTCTGTGGTTTTGTCGTAGAGGTTCATATCAGGACTTTTGAAGTTTCTTAGAACTTTTGCCCTTATTATGTCCTCATTGAACGGATCCTCTCCTCCCAGGGCGACTCTTTTCGGTCGCCACGGGAGTTCCGACTTCTAAGGGAAGATTCTAGCTTCaagagtttttcttctaactcttttcgttGCTCTATCTCTTCCCTGAGATTTTGCTCTACCTCTCGTTGTCGTTCTAATTACTGTTTCAACTGTTCCAAACGACCTTGGTGACCATGGACCAACCCCATTAGCTCGGCTACATGGGGTGGCCATTCCTTTCCTGATTCTTGTCCTTCTGAGGAGTTAACCTTTGGGTTCTTAAACCCAGAGGTGCCTTCTCTATGCTGGTCGTTGGCTCCCTGGTGAAGGGTCAAGTCCACGTCGTTGTTTTCGGTATCTAGATTTTCTTATTCGGAATCAGACGCTGTATGACCATCCTCTGGTGAGTTGTCCGCCGTTACTGGTTGATCTCTcggggtccccggcaacggcgccaatgttacgatgggtaaccggagattaacgGGCTGGATTCGTtaggttggcccaatcgtctgAGGAGGGAAGCCTTCAAATAGGTTTGCACCTTTGGGGGCCTCCGTTCGACTAGTGAACgtgagtgaatggggggtggtacctgcaaagatactccgatgcctaagtcagcaagggtgcgagcaggtctagagagtattaggacttagagatacctaaggggtgtcagtgtatttatagtggtgaccaataaccaccgttgaagtagttccaccttttaaggtggataaccgtccctttatcttagggaagtTGAGATATGACTTctggaagtgggttgagagattttaggagCAGTTATTTTAGTATTATCTACCATCTAATCCTCGTTTCCGACTTCCTTAAGGCAAGTCGTGGTGAGAACCGACTTCTCAGGGGAAGGTCGGCGTAATGTGAGGCCTCACCCTTGTGGGTTGGGCTTTTCGTTTGGACCTGGGCCCTAGtgttgggtcagggtatgaacaatttttatatgaaaaagtctaattttttattaataattaattttaacattcgttatctaaaatttgaaacaatttaatatgtatacttttacatttaattaggtgttaagtctattgcacaaataaaaataatttatttttatacttgttatttaaaaataatattttttctctctatatatataaaaatataattagatattagtataaaaaaattatacggatagttaaaaaattaactcaaaactaattttttttaaaacaactGAATCTTGATTCTAACTTCTAATTATAACATCAATATTCTCTCTAAATTAtgtgtaataaatatttgaaagaaaaaaatttaaaactaaataaaaaactaaaaaaatatgtatatagattaaaaataatttaccaTTCTATtctacagaaaataaaatagagaatgaaagaagagagagaaagataaagatgaaaataaaaatgagagtTTGTTAACTTTtggaattaaaaattttattttaattataataaaaaaatattggatgacatatttaatttgtaaaattactaatataaaatataaattatatatagagtaaaaatgatagagagaaatagaaaatggAGAaaggtagatgagagaatttaggaaggaagtttattaattttggaaaaaaatatttccgttcaattttaataagagagtgttacgtgacacatttgattattaaattagatagtaatatatgatacataatataggtatatttcaattttaaaattttaattttaattttaattttaattttaatacaattaaaaaatattatgttttatattttgattgaatgaaagagatagagaaaggaagatgaaagagggaagaactctttaattttggtgggaaatatttgatttcaattgaAATGAGAGAGTGATATGTGGcacattttagttataaaattagtatGGAGGAATgaagaattctttaattttagaaggaaagatttaatttcaattacaatgagAGAGTGACATGTAACACATTTTGATTGTAAAATtagaatatataatagataatagatatcattttataattttaataaatatcgAAGTTTATTCGAGcaacaaaatttatcttttaaaactTAATCGAATTTCTTTGTTTAAACTATGCTGCAATCTAcctagtttataaaattatttttagtgattaaataacttgtaaattaaatatatttataatttaattatcagataataaatataattttttattttgatgagAAAAACAATTCCAAAATAGATTAATCAAACATGTCTTCAATGTTTCTTctgtttgaaaataaaattatttttaacaaagcAATCACATTTTCTACAACATGAAAATCAGAAAATGGAAATAATTTTcagaaagttaaaaataaaaaatattatccaaaacaattaattctaaaataaccctaaacaaaaatgaaaagccAGACTTATTAATTTTCACCAATTGTTTCCTCTTAGGCTCTTATCAATCAATCTGTGCCGTGGTTTTTTTATCAGCTCCGAATGTCAAAGAATAGCATAAAACAAACATTTTATTGTCAAGCTATGCTCAACACTTAATCAGTTGAAGTTATAGTAATACTCTGATTTCCAAGATAGGCGGAACTCTTTAATTTCACCAGCACAAGTTGATTCAATTGAATGAAAATCCTTAACTCTTCCAGAGGAGGAGCATTGCTATTATCAAACTTTTGTTCAAAAACCTCCCAAAAATTGGACATTTTAACGCAATGAAGAGCATGCTGACGACAAATTATATAGTTATATCTGATTATATGACCAgtggaaataaagataagaggcaaaataaaaataataaaagatagaTTTATAAACGAAACAAGAAAGTTTAACCAGAAAACCAAATCATCGAAGTTTAAAACTGAACACGACCGAGAAATCAAATGCTAGCATCGCCACCGTCTATCAAGCACCCAATTCTGAGACTGAGTACTGTACAGAGGTAGCAACAACCTACGACACCAAACACTAAACAAGATACTTAAGGTAGTTCCGCCAGAGACATAGCTGACGAAACATTTATTCATAATCATAGATGTAAAAGCATGCTGAACCCGCACGGTTCATTTGCCAGCTTTCTTCGCAGCAGATTTAGTGATCTTAGCAGAAGCATCCTTCTTCTCAACGCTCTTGATCACACCAACAGCAACAGTTTGACGCATGTCCCTCACAGCAAACCTTCCAAGTGGAGGGTACTCAGCAAAAGTCTCAACCACCATTGGCTTTGTGGGAATCATCTTCACCATACCAGCATCACCATTCTTAAGAAACTTGGGCTCCTTCTCGAGCTCTTTGCCAGAACGCCTATCAATCTTGGTCTGGAGCTCAGCAAACTTGACAGCAATGTGTGAAGTGTGGCAGTCAAGGACTGGAGCATAACCTTGGCCAATCTGGCCAGGATGGTTCATGATGATGACTTGAGAGGTGAAGCTTCCAGCCTCCTTAGCAGGATCATCCTTTGAGTTAGAAGCAACAAAGCCACGCTTCAACTCCTTCACAGAAACATTCTTAACATTGAAACCAACATTGTCACCAGGGAGAGCCTCAGGGAGAGACTCATGGTGCATCTCCACAGACTTAACCTCAGTCTGGAGTCCAGTGGGGGCAAAGGTCACGACCATACCAGGCTTGAGGATACCAGTCTCTACACGACCAACTGGAACAGTTCCAATACCACCAATCTTGTAGACATCCTGAAGTGGCAACCTGAGAGGCTTGTCAGAGGGTCTCTTTGGCTCATTGATCTGGTCCAGAGCCTCAAGCAGGGTGGGTCCCTTGTACCAATCAAGGTTGGTGGACCTCTCAATCATGTTGTCTCCCTCAAAACCAGAAATTGGTACAAATGCGATCTTCTCAGGGTTGTAACCAACCTTCTTCAAATAGGATGAAACCTCCTTCACAATTTCATCATACCTAGCCTTGGAGTATTTTGGGGTCGTTGCATCCATCTGTAAAACACATCCACAAATAAATTAGAACGACGAGAACAACATC belongs to Arachis duranensis cultivar V14167 chromosome 8, aradu.V14167.gnm2.J7QH, whole genome shotgun sequence and includes:
- the LOC107461718 gene encoding elongation factor 1-alpha, yielding MGKEKSHINIVVIGHVDSGKSTTTGHLIYKLGGIDKRVIERFEKEAAEMNKRSFKYAWVLDKLKAERERGITIDIALWKFETTKYYCTVIDAPGHRDFIKNMITGTSQADCAVLIIDSTTGGFEAGISKDGQTREHALLAFTLGVRQMICCCNKMDATTPKYSKARYDEIVKEVSSYLKKVGYNPEKIAFVPISGFEGDNMIERSTNLDWYKGPTLLEALDQINEPKRPSDKPLRLPLQDVYKIGGIGTVPVGRVETGILKPGMVVTFAPTGLQTEVKSVEMHHESLPEALPGDNVGFNVKNVSVKELKRGFVASNSKDDPAKEAGSFTSQVIIMNHPGQIGQGYAPVLDCHTSHIAVKFAELQTKIDRRSGKELEKEPKFLKNGDAGMVKMIPTKPMVVETFAEYPPLGRFAVRDMRQTVAVGVIKSVEKKDASAKITKSAAKKAGK